The nucleotide sequence AGATAGACTGTACGCCGTATCATAAACGACCATTTTTGAATGAAACATAGAAATCCAAAGAATGGAAGTTCAATTTAATTTTTGAAATTCAAATTTAATAAAAATTACGATTGAAAACAATCAAAAATATGTAAAAAAAATAAAAGAACCAAAGAACTCTAAAATAAAAACCAAAACCAAATTAACTTAAAAATAGAAGAAACAAGAAAAATTACGAAAAAATGGATTTATTGACAAACCCCTTAAAAAAGATTTTAATTGGAGAATTTTGTACTTAGAATCTGGTTTGGCTGTTAAGGTAAAAATAAAAAGATATGAATGCCATGACTGTAAAAAGAAAATGTCAATCAGAATTCTCTAAATTATTATAAATATTGCAATTTTTCAAAATAATACTATAATAAAGCAAAAAGATTACCTCCAACATGGGGTGGAAATCATATAAGAAATCTTAAAAATGATTTTAATGAGTTATTATCATTATAATATCTTCTTTATGAATTCATTATAAAAATTACATATTTTTTGGTGATTCATTATATAAAAATATTTTAGAAGCCATGCAATCTAAAATTAATAAAACAGTAAATATCTTGAATTATTTAACCAACAAACTTTTAAAAAAGCAATTAGTTTATATTGATTTATTAAAAAATGAATTAAAAGGTTTTCCTAAACTTTTATCTGAATATTTGAATAAAAACTTTTTCTCACAATATAGAAAATTTCTAAAATTCTTAGAAAATCCTTTTAAAGGAAAATTAGAAGGAATTAATAATAAAATAGAAAATTATTTGGGCAATACATTAGATAAACACTCAAAAAAAATTTATAGAACTCCTGAAGGTATGTTTGCTTATATTATGTCAAGAAAAAATGGTTGGATCGAAAACCGAAATCAAGACATAACAAATTGACAGTTCCATTTAGGTAGATTTAAATATTAATAATACACAATTTAATAATATTAATATAATGGAGGTAACCTTTAATGGATGATTATCAAATTTTAAAATTTGCAAGTCTTTTTCATGACATTGGTAAGTTTTACCAGCGTGCCGATAATTTAGGGAAGGGTGGTCATATGTATGATGATAAGTACAAAGATGCTGATTTTGGTAAAACTGGTGCTCATTCTAAATGGTCGGCGGATTTTTTAAATTCCAACTTTGACGATTTAGTTGAAAATTTAGCACTTTATCACCATAATCCTTCTGCTTCTGATTTTAAAGAACTTTGTCAAATGCTTCAAAAAGCCGACCATCATTCATCTAAAGAAAGAATAGAATCTGTAGACAAGTCCGATGTGTTACTTACGCCACTAACATCTATTTTTTCAAGAATTTCTCTAAATGATAAAATTTGTGATGAAAAATATGTACCTTTAATTGAACTTAATTTTAGTAATTCTCTTAATCCTAGAGATAGGAATGTTAAGGAGGGTTGGAATTTAGTTCCTGAATATAAGAATCTTTGGAATAAATTTAAAAAGGAATTTGAAACATTAAATAGTGAAGATTTTGAAAGTGTTTTAGCTGTTTTGAGAAAGTACACATCAACTATTCCTGCAGCAGTTTATACTTCTGAAAGTGATATTTCTCTTTATGATCACTTAAAAACAACCACTGCTATTGCAAATTGCAGATATTTATTTTCAAAAGAAGAAAAACTGCATCAAAAAAATAATCAGAAAGTATATAAAATAATTAATGGTGATATTTCGGGAATTCAAAACTTTATTTATAGGGTCAATTCGCCTGAAGATGCTCCAAGTGGTATGAGTAAACGTTTAAGAGGAAGATCACTTTACTTAACATTGCTTTGTGAAGCTATTGCAAATAAGATAGTTCTTGATTTAAATCTTGATTCAACTAATATTTTATTCTGTGGTGGTGGACGATTTACAATCATTGCTCCAAACACTAAGAAAACAGATGAAATTATTCGTGAAATCGACTTTAAAATCAATGAATTTTTTATTAAGAAATTTAATGCAGAATTATACTTAGCTTTGGTTTCAACACCCGTTTGTGGAGACGATTTGGGAAACTTTTCTAAGGTGTTATCTAAACTTACAGCTCTTTTAAATGAAAATAAAAAACATAAATTCCATAATCATTTAGCAAACATTTTTAAAATAGAAGATGAAGTTAATTATGAGGTTTGTGCAGTTTGTGGAAATGAAGCTCCTAGGGATGATTTCTGCAGTGAATGTCATAGTCATGAGGATTTAGGTAAATCTGTTGCAAATGCAAAATATTTAATTAAATATGTTTCTAATGAGGAAATTCCAGAATCAGATTTTTATATAGACTTTTTAAACATAGGATATTTATTTAAAAGAAACAAAACTGATGTAATTAAGCTTGTTGATAAATATTATGATATTGATTTTACAATTTCTAAGTTAAATGACACTAATTTCTTGGATATTAAGGATGATATTTCTAATAAAAATGTTTCATTTGATTTTAAGGTATTTGCAAACAATGTTCCAAATATTAAAGGAAAACCATTATACTTCAACCACCTGGCTCAACTTTCAAAAGGGGCAAATAAACTTGGTGTTTTAAAAATGGATGTGGATAACCTTGGTAGGATATTCTCACAAGGTTTTAATCATTTAGGCGAAGGTGGAGCAAGTATTTCCAGAATTTCTTCGCTTAGTTTTTATATGGATTTATTCTTTTCAGGTCGGATAAACCAAATTTTATCTGGATTTAAATTCTATACTGATACTCATGGGCATGATGAGTTATTTAGAAAGATTGAAATAAAATTCGATGATGAAAGTGTTGAGACACTTTATAGGCCAATTGGACTTTTACCAGATGAATTTGAAAAATTAGGTTCATCAACAATTCATATTAATTACTCTGGAGGAGATGATTTATTAGTAGTGGGACCTTATGATGATATTATTCAATTTGCACAAGAATTTAGAGATAACTTTAAAACTTGGGCTGCAAATAACGAATCTATAAATATCTCAGGAGGAATTACAATTGTTTCTCCAAAATTCCCAATCGGAAAAGCAGCTATTATGGCTGATGATGAACTAGAAAAATCAAAAGATTGTGGGAGAGATAAATTAACAGTATTTGGAGAGATTTTATCTTGGAAATCAAAAGATAATTATAAAGGATTTGATGAATTATTTGAATTTGGTAATTATTTGGAAGATTTATATAA is from Methanobrevibacter oralis and encodes:
- the cas10 gene encoding type III-A CRISPR-associated protein Cas10/Csm1, which translates into the protein MDDYQILKFASLFHDIGKFYQRADNLGKGGHMYDDKYKDADFGKTGAHSKWSADFLNSNFDDLVENLALYHHNPSASDFKELCQMLQKADHHSSKERIESVDKSDVLLTPLTSIFSRISLNDKICDEKYVPLIELNFSNSLNPRDRNVKEGWNLVPEYKNLWNKFKKEFETLNSEDFESVLAVLRKYTSTIPAAVYTSESDISLYDHLKTTTAIANCRYLFSKEEKLHQKNNQKVYKIINGDISGIQNFIYRVNSPEDAPSGMSKRLRGRSLYLTLLCEAIANKIVLDLNLDSTNILFCGGGRFTIIAPNTKKTDEIIREIDFKINEFFIKKFNAELYLALVSTPVCGDDLGNFSKVLSKLTALLNENKKHKFHNHLANIFKIEDEVNYEVCAVCGNEAPRDDFCSECHSHEDLGKSVANAKYLIKYVSNEEIPESDFYIDFLNIGYLFKRNKTDVIKLVDKYYDIDFTISKLNDTNFLDIKDDISNKNVSFDFKVFANNVPNIKGKPLYFNHLAQLSKGANKLGVLKMDVDNLGRIFSQGFNHLGEGGASISRISSLSFYMDLFFSGRINQILSGFKFYTDTHGHDELFRKIEIKFDDESVETLYRPIGLLPDEFEKLGSSTIHINYSGGDDLLVVGPYDDIIQFAQEFRDNFKTWAANNESINISGGITIVSPKFPIGKAAIMADDELEKSKDCGRDKLTVFGEILSWKSKDNYKGFDELFEFGNYLEDLYNKKFISKGFIYSLLKIWNSKSKVKQLSIYDEKSWNNNIFEKKSTKAFVPLLMYKLRLINDKDIRDDLAKKGIKYMPWIKLPVSWSSLRLR